In Rhizobium sp. ARZ01, a genomic segment contains:
- a CDS encoding adenylate/guanylate cyclase domain-containing protein: protein MNTRVADVSNILLDRVSAWLKTTALSGESLEYLITGFCERLAAAGLPLLRVHLSFSMLHPLYDALGFTWMRGQGVTVEGFRASGGDTEPSRFLLSPYYYLLSNNLDHLRRRIDPTAPSEFPVFDDLKAIGVTDYMAFVQSFGEAPGQGMVGSWSTDAPGGFNDNVIEALLKVQNSLAVAAKMAVLGKLADNMLMTYLGGNAGKRVLSGQIRRGDGETIRAALVMADMRQSTVLAEKEGRQAYIDTLNQFFDAIAMPFNRNGGEILSFIGDGFLAVYPCGRHREPSQVAAKAAMSAVRHATMRMNELNEKRRNDGLADIRYGIGLHVGNVMFGNVGLKDRLTFSAFGSAVNEVQRLQGLTKKYSQSIVASQTFATYCSGEWVTLGQEKLRGVRQKLTVLLPGQTNLKLDRAEALEADGRDGRSEAEQVMLLYRDARTTRGGEPRSKVPMIARGLN, encoded by the coding sequence ATGAACACGCGTGTAGCCGACGTTTCGAACATCCTCCTCGACCGGGTTTCCGCATGGCTGAAAACCACAGCCCTGAGCGGCGAAAGCCTGGAATATCTCATCACCGGGTTTTGCGAGCGGCTTGCCGCGGCGGGCCTGCCGCTTTTGCGCGTCCACTTAAGCTTTTCCATGCTGCATCCGCTCTATGACGCGCTGGGCTTCACCTGGATGCGCGGCCAGGGCGTCACCGTCGAGGGTTTCCGGGCCTCCGGCGGGGACACCGAGCCGTCCCGCTTCCTGCTCAGCCCCTACTACTATCTCCTCAGCAACAATCTCGACCACCTGCGCCGCCGCATCGATCCGACGGCCCCGTCTGAATTCCCGGTCTTCGACGACCTGAAGGCGATCGGCGTGACCGACTACATGGCGTTCGTCCAGTCCTTCGGCGAAGCGCCCGGCCAGGGCATGGTCGGCTCGTGGTCAACCGATGCGCCCGGCGGTTTCAACGACAACGTCATCGAGGCGCTTCTGAAGGTCCAGAACAGCCTCGCCGTTGCCGCCAAGATGGCTGTGCTCGGCAAGCTCGCCGACAACATGCTGATGACCTATCTCGGCGGCAACGCCGGCAAGCGCGTGCTCTCCGGCCAAATCCGCCGCGGCGATGGCGAGACTATCCGCGCCGCCCTGGTCATGGCGGACATGCGCCAGTCGACGGTTCTGGCCGAAAAGGAGGGCCGGCAGGCCTATATCGACACGCTGAACCAGTTCTTCGACGCCATCGCGATGCCCTTCAACCGCAACGGCGGTGAGATCCTCAGCTTCATCGGCGACGGTTTCCTCGCGGTCTATCCGTGCGGCCGGCACCGCGAGCCTTCGCAGGTGGCGGCAAAAGCGGCGATGTCTGCCGTCCGTCATGCCACAATGCGGATGAACGAGCTCAACGAGAAGCGCCGCAACGACGGGCTTGCCGATATCCGTTACGGCATCGGCCTGCACGTCGGCAACGTCATGTTCGGCAATGTCGGCCTCAAGGATCGCCTCACCTTCTCCGCCTTCGGCTCGGCCGTGAACGAGGTGCAGCGGCTGCAGGGGCTGACGAAGAAATATTCGCAGTCGATCGTCGCAAGCCAGACCTTCGCCACCTATTGCAGCGGCGAATGGGTCACTCTCGGCCAGGAAAAGCTGCGCGGCGTGCGCCAGAAGCTGACCGTGCTTCTGCCCGGCCAGACCAACCTCAAGCTCGACCGCGCCGAGGCCCTGGAAGCAGATGGCCGCGACGGGCGGTCGGAAGCCGAGCAGGTCATGCTGCTGTATCGTGACGCCCGCACGACCCGCGGGGGCGAACCGCGTTCGAAGGTTCCGATGATCGCGCGCGGGCTCAACTAG
- a CDS encoding polysaccharide lyase produces the protein MEPDPNPARRPFDGDGAVAPSTWKAPLFDGFEGDGFAPAGGLYYRDNVEQSAGTVEFQRDVTYGSAGALKLSVRPIWNGKHHRSERAEIWEHTALRVPYNQAVWYGFSVRFADPIPQDDHRHLIAQWKREIGPGAKGDYSPFLALRLVRGRLFATVETTFPSSRRNPSVSTGTSGRTPVWLRPEKRQMRALVATDPHWEQHDARLFKAYSDRITVIDRGNGLPAPQSGWIDFAVLTRPGPDGTGHIELFANDHWVVTVRGHIGHDEPGLGSRQYFKFGPYRSATQGEWTLYYDNFRRSVRSEDVLGPTGLAALRADAAARLHASN, from the coding sequence ATGGAGCCTGACCCGAACCCGGCGCGCCGCCCTTTCGACGGAGACGGTGCCGTTGCGCCATCGACCTGGAAGGCGCCCCTCTTCGACGGCTTCGAGGGCGACGGTTTCGCGCCCGCGGGCGGGCTCTACTATCGCGACAATGTCGAGCAGAGCGCCGGCACCGTCGAATTCCAGCGCGATGTCACCTATGGCAGCGCCGGCGCGCTGAAACTGAGCGTGCGGCCGATCTGGAACGGCAAGCATCACCGCAGCGAACGGGCGGAGATCTGGGAACACACGGCGCTGCGCGTACCCTATAACCAAGCCGTATGGTATGGCTTTTCGGTCCGTTTCGCCGATCCGATACCGCAGGACGACCACCGCCATCTGATCGCCCAGTGGAAGCGCGAGATCGGGCCGGGAGCGAAGGGCGACTACAGTCCTTTCCTGGCGCTCCGCCTCGTTCGCGGCCGGCTGTTTGCCACCGTCGAAACGACCTTTCCGTCAAGCCGGCGCAACCCTTCCGTCTCGACCGGCACATCGGGCCGCACCCCGGTCTGGCTCCGTCCGGAAAAGCGGCAGATGCGCGCGCTGGTCGCCACCGACCCCCACTGGGAGCAGCACGATGCGCGTCTCTTCAAGGCCTATTCGGATCGCATCACCGTCATCGACAGGGGAAACGGACTGCCGGCGCCGCAAAGCGGCTGGATTGATTTTGCGGTGCTGACCCGGCCAGGCCCGGATGGCACCGGACACATCGAGCTTTTCGCCAACGACCACTGGGTAGTGACGGTCCGGGGTCATATCGGCCACGACGAGCCGGGGCTTGGCTCCCGGCAGTACTTCAAGTTCGGCCCATACCGCTCTGCGACCCAGGGTGAATGGACGCTGTATTACGACAACTTTCGCCGTTCTGTCCGCAGCGAAGACGTTCTCGGACCTACGGGGCTTGCAGCGCTAAGGGCCGATGCGGCGGCAAGGCTCCACGCAAGCAATTGA
- a CDS encoding class I SAM-dependent methyltransferase, with the protein MSRLDSFIRRLTAQRDILNHISHDLELPSEGAVMEIGLGNGRTFDHLRECFADRRIVAFDRDCRAHASSIPEAENLVLGEINETGRAFETGDAAFVHADIGTGYPDKDAVTLTWLPQMVAGMLAAGGIAASGLPLEHPALQALKVPESVPENRYFLYRKRD; encoded by the coding sequence ATGAGCCGTCTCGACAGTTTCATCCGCCGCCTGACGGCGCAGCGCGATATCCTCAATCATATCAGCCACGATTTGGAATTACCGTCCGAGGGGGCGGTGATGGAAATCGGGCTCGGTAACGGGCGCACGTTCGATCACCTGCGCGAGTGCTTTGCCGATCGCCGGATCGTCGCCTTCGATCGCGATTGCCGGGCGCACGCCTCATCCATTCCCGAGGCGGAAAATCTTGTGCTGGGCGAGATCAACGAGACGGGCAGGGCATTCGAGACAGGGGACGCGGCATTCGTGCATGCGGATATCGGCACGGGCTATCCGGACAAGGACGCCGTGACGCTGACCTGGCTGCCGCAGATGGTAGCTGGGATGCTTGCGGCCGGCGGGATCGCGGCAAGCGGCCTGCCGCTGGAGCACCCGGCGCTGCAGGCCTTGAAGGTGCCCGAGAGCGTTCCGGAAAATCGGTACTTCCTGTACCGCAAGAGGGACTGA
- a CDS encoding adenylate/guanylate cyclase domain-containing protein — MNKAIEAHILSERFLQKLRLGSGLVMLTFVAMHFINHATLLISLGTANRVMQVVSAIWRNPLGTTLLYGALVTHVLLVLRSIHLRRTFRMPPREAAQIALGLLIPFLIIEHAVPARLSQPLYGIVVDYQTVVRSLWVVNPLQGLRQTVALLVIWTHACIGVYFWLRFRSWYRTASPYLLTVAILVPALALLGFADTGRTFAHMAQSAPKILDPAYARSLTATPPPIDPAIVAEGLGRIKAALYLIFFGAILLVLILRRLRMLAERASQITIRYSNGALVRAPRGLSLLEGSRYGQVPHYSVCGGKGRCSTCRVRILETDGPLPPPGPIEAATLARIHADPGVRLGCQLHPTANLSVALLMAPNADDGLPVATEPVRPGREEEIVVLFCDLRNFTDLSEARLPYDVVFLLNRYFAIVGQAVEQAGGRLDKFIGDGAMALFGLGGKREDACRRALSAAAAIVRDLGQLNEELSRDFAMQLHIAIGIHTGPSVVGMMGYGATKSLTAIGDTVNVASRLETTAKEHDVAIAISEPALLQSGMAVDGLKSSEVAIRGRSASMRVYLITDEEIRRLAPRLEKA, encoded by the coding sequence ATGAACAAGGCGATTGAGGCGCATATCCTTTCCGAGCGGTTTCTGCAGAAGCTTCGCCTCGGGTCCGGCCTCGTCATGCTCACATTCGTGGCGATGCATTTTATCAATCATGCCACTCTGCTTATCTCGCTCGGCACCGCCAACCGGGTCATGCAGGTGGTCTCAGCCATCTGGCGCAATCCGCTTGGCACCACCCTGCTCTATGGCGCCCTCGTCACGCATGTCCTCCTAGTGCTGCGGTCGATCCATCTGCGCCGAACGTTCCGCATGCCGCCGCGTGAGGCCGCCCAGATCGCGCTCGGTCTGCTGATCCCCTTCCTCATCATCGAGCACGCCGTTCCCGCCCGCCTGTCGCAGCCTCTCTACGGCATCGTCGTCGACTACCAGACGGTCGTTCGCAGCCTGTGGGTGGTCAATCCGCTCCAGGGCCTCCGGCAGACCGTCGCTTTACTGGTGATCTGGACGCACGCTTGCATAGGCGTCTATTTCTGGCTGCGCTTTCGCAGCTGGTACCGAACCGCATCGCCCTATCTGCTGACGGTCGCGATCCTCGTTCCCGCGCTTGCACTCCTCGGCTTTGCCGATACCGGTCGCACGTTCGCCCACATGGCGCAGAGTGCCCCGAAAATCCTCGATCCCGCCTATGCCCGAAGCCTGACGGCAACCCCGCCACCGATCGACCCGGCGATCGTCGCCGAGGGACTGGGGCGCATCAAGGCGGCGCTCTACCTGATCTTTTTCGGCGCAATCCTCCTTGTCCTTATCCTCCGACGTTTGCGCATGCTGGCCGAGCGCGCCTCGCAGATCACGATCCGCTATTCGAACGGCGCGCTGGTGCGCGCCCCGCGCGGCCTCAGCCTGCTCGAAGGCAGCCGCTACGGTCAGGTGCCGCACTACTCGGTCTGCGGCGGCAAGGGCCGCTGCTCTACCTGCCGCGTCCGCATCCTCGAGACTGACGGCCCGCTGCCGCCGCCGGGGCCGATCGAGGCCGCCACTCTCGCCCGCATCCATGCCGATCCGGGCGTCCGGCTCGGCTGCCAGCTTCACCCGACCGCTAACCTGAGCGTCGCCTTGCTGATGGCCCCGAACGCCGATGACGGGCTTCCAGTCGCCACGGAGCCTGTCCGCCCGGGCCGTGAGGAAGAGATCGTCGTCTTGTTCTGCGACCTCCGAAATTTCACCGACCTTTCGGAAGCGCGCCTTCCCTATGACGTCGTTTTCCTGCTGAACCGCTATTTCGCCATCGTCGGACAGGCAGTCGAACAGGCGGGCGGGCGGCTCGACAAGTTCATCGGCGATGGCGCCATGGCCCTGTTTGGACTGGGCGGCAAACGCGAGGACGCCTGTCGCCGGGCGCTGTCGGCAGCGGCCGCAATCGTGCGCGACCTCGGCCAGTTGAACGAGGAACTGTCGCGTGACTTTGCAATGCAGCTGCACATCGCGATCGGCATTCACACAGGCCCCAGCGTCGTCGGCATGATGGGCTATGGCGCGACGAAGAGCCTGACGGCGATCGGCGATACGGTCAACGTCGCAAGCCGGCTCGAGACAACGGCCAAGGAACATGACGTCGCAATTGCCATCTCGGAACCGGCCTTGCTGCAATCGGGAATGGCAGTCGACGGGCTGAAAAGCAGCGAGGTCGCGATACGCGGCCGCAGTGCGTCGATGCGGGTCTACCTCATCACCGACGAGGAGATCCGAAGGCTCGCGCCCAGGCTGGAGAAGGCGTGA
- a CDS encoding MmcQ/YjbR family DNA-binding protein codes for MTSEDLVQMALALPGTEENAHFGKRDFRVAGRIFLSLPEAGRAVCKLTRGQQAMLVETQPGLCAAVPGGWGHKGWTSLYFDSAELDTVHHIVETAWRNVADAMNDGATKH; via the coding sequence ATGACATCCGAGGACCTTGTACAGATGGCGCTGGCCCTGCCCGGCACCGAGGAAAATGCCCATTTCGGCAAGCGCGACTTCCGGGTGGCGGGGCGCATCTTCCTGTCCCTGCCGGAAGCGGGCCGAGCCGTTTGCAAGCTGACGCGCGGTCAGCAGGCCATGCTAGTGGAAACACAACCCGGCTTGTGCGCGGCAGTTCCCGGCGGTTGGGGCCACAAGGGCTGGACTTCTCTCTATTTCGATAGTGCCGAACTCGATACCGTCCACCACATCGTCGAAACGGCTTGGCGCAACGTTGCCGACGCCATGAATGACGGTGCCACCAAGCACTGA
- a CDS encoding nucleotide sugar dehydrogenase codes for MLPSSAEHLLQAIADKSARAGVIGLGYVGLPLAITIARNGFDVTGFDIDPAKIVALDAGKSYIDAVPDAALKAESEAGRFRSTVDFSQLSSCDVIIICVPTPLTKHREPDMSYVARTAEAIARTLRPGQLVVLESTTYPGTTDELVRPILERGGLRSGTDFFLGFSPEREDPGNRDFDTATIPKIVAGDGPAASGLMQAFYGAVVKAIVPVSSNSTAEAVKLTENVFRAVNIALVNELKVLYEAMGIDIWEVVDAAKTKPFGYMPFYPGPGLGGHCIPIDPFYLTWKSREFELPTRFIELAGEINSSMPRHVVGRLAEALDVRLGKALSRSRVLVIGLAYKKNVPDIRESPSLKLIELIEERKGEADYHDPFVAEIPKTREYMALKGRKSVALDEAAVSAYDAVLISTDHDSIDYAALARWSPLIIDTRNAFARRGIDGENIVKA; via the coding sequence TTGCTTCCTTCTTCCGCCGAACATCTTCTGCAGGCCATTGCCGACAAGAGCGCGCGCGCCGGTGTCATCGGGCTCGGCTATGTCGGGCTTCCGCTCGCGATCACGATTGCGCGAAACGGATTTGACGTCACCGGGTTCGACATCGATCCCGCAAAGATCGTCGCGCTCGATGCCGGAAAGTCCTATATCGACGCGGTGCCGGATGCGGCCCTGAAAGCCGAGAGCGAAGCGGGACGGTTCCGCTCCACGGTGGATTTTTCGCAGCTTTCGTCCTGCGACGTGATCATCATCTGCGTGCCGACGCCGCTGACGAAGCACCGCGAGCCCGACATGTCCTATGTCGCAAGGACCGCCGAGGCGATCGCCCGGACGCTGCGACCCGGGCAACTGGTCGTGCTGGAATCGACCACTTATCCGGGCACAACGGACGAACTGGTGCGGCCGATCCTGGAACGCGGCGGACTTCGGTCCGGAACGGACTTCTTCCTCGGTTTTTCTCCGGAACGCGAGGACCCCGGTAACCGCGACTTCGACACGGCGACGATTCCGAAGATCGTCGCCGGCGACGGACCGGCCGCGTCCGGCCTGATGCAGGCTTTCTACGGTGCCGTGGTGAAGGCCATCGTGCCGGTCTCGTCAAACAGCACGGCCGAAGCGGTGAAGCTGACCGAAAACGTGTTCCGCGCGGTCAATATCGCCCTCGTCAATGAGTTGAAGGTGCTCTACGAGGCGATGGGCATCGACATCTGGGAGGTAGTCGATGCGGCGAAGACGAAGCCGTTCGGCTACATGCCGTTCTATCCGGGACCGGGCCTCGGCGGGCACTGCATCCCGATCGATCCTTTCTACCTGACGTGGAAGTCCCGCGAGTTCGAGCTGCCCACGCGCTTCATCGAACTGGCCGGCGAGATCAATTCCAGCATGCCGCGCCATGTGGTCGGGCGGCTGGCGGAGGCGCTGGACGTCCGGCTCGGCAAGGCGCTCAGCCGCTCACGCGTCCTCGTCATCGGGCTCGCCTACAAGAAGAACGTCCCGGACATTCGCGAAAGTCCCTCGCTCAAGCTGATCGAACTGATCGAGGAGCGTAAGGGCGAGGCGGACTATCACGATCCGTTCGTAGCGGAGATCCCGAAGACGCGTGAGTACATGGCGTTGAAGGGGCGGAAGTCGGTCGCGCTGGACGAGGCGGCGGTTTCCGCCTACGACGCGGTGCTGATCTCGACGGATCACGACTCGATAGACTATGCCGCACTGGCCAGATGGTCGCCGCTGATCATAGATACGCGCAACGCTTTTGCGCGGCGCGGGATCGACGGCGAAAACATCGTCAAGGCGTGA
- a CDS encoding NAD-dependent epimerase/dehydratase family protein produces MRYFITGTAGFIGFHLARRLLEEGHEVVGLDGMTQYYDVSLKEARNAALIQFPTYRFHRLMLEEAAPLREALEEAQPDVIVHLAAQAGVRYSLEEPKSYVETNILGTWNLLEAARFVNPRHLMLASTSSVYGANETIPFRETDRADEPLTIYGASKKAMEVMAHSYAHLYRLPTTAFRFFTVYGSWGRPDMALFKFTNAILEGREIELYGEGRMSRDFTYVGDLVEGMLRLSAVIPSEENRIATPAGLDTLSHQAPFRIVNIGGGRPVGLMDFVATLEGALGRLARRKFLPMQQGDPPRTYASPDLLFALTGYKPATPLAEGVKDFVDWYRDHYASHPMAAPGGST; encoded by the coding sequence ATGCGATATTTCATCACCGGAACGGCCGGATTCATCGGCTTTCACCTTGCGCGGCGACTGCTGGAGGAAGGACACGAAGTCGTCGGCCTGGACGGAATGACACAGTATTATGACGTCAGCCTCAAGGAAGCGCGCAATGCAGCGCTGATCCAGTTTCCAACGTACCGCTTTCATCGCCTCATGCTCGAGGAGGCAGCCCCGCTCCGGGAGGCGCTGGAAGAGGCGCAGCCGGATGTCATCGTCCATCTGGCAGCCCAGGCCGGTGTCCGCTACAGCCTCGAAGAGCCGAAGTCCTACGTCGAGACCAACATCCTCGGCACCTGGAACCTTCTGGAGGCGGCGCGGTTCGTCAATCCCCGCCACCTGATGCTCGCCTCCACCTCCTCGGTCTATGGGGCCAACGAGACCATTCCGTTCCGCGAGACCGACCGGGCGGATGAGCCGTTGACGATCTACGGCGCCAGCAAGAAGGCGATGGAGGTCATGGCGCACAGCTACGCCCACCTTTACCGCCTTCCCACCACCGCATTTCGCTTCTTCACGGTCTATGGCTCCTGGGGACGGCCGGATATGGCGCTGTTCAAGTTCACCAATGCCATTCTTGAGGGGCGTGAGATTGAGCTTTACGGCGAAGGCCGGATGAGCCGCGACTTCACCTATGTCGGCGATCTGGTCGAGGGTATGCTGCGCCTGTCCGCGGTCATCCCCTCGGAAGAAAACCGCATTGCCACGCCCGCCGGGCTCGACACCCTGTCGCATCAGGCGCCGTTCCGTATCGTCAACATCGGCGGCGGCCGGCCGGTCGGGCTGATGGATTTCGTCGCGACGCTTGAAGGAGCACTCGGCCGGCTGGCGCGTCGCAAGTTCCTGCCAATGCAGCAAGGCGACCCGCCACGCACCTATGCGAGCCCGGATCTGCTGTTCGCGCTCACCGGCTACAAGCCCGCAACCCCGCTTGCCGAAGGCGTGAAGGACTTCGTCGACTGGTATCGGGACCACTACGCCAGCCACCCGATGGCAGCTCCCGGCGGATCGACCTGA
- a CDS encoding UDP-glucose/GDP-mannose dehydrogenase family protein has translation MRIAMIGAGYVGLVSGVCFADFGHEVVCVDNVVEKIDALRKGDIPIYEPGLRELALSNSEAGRLNFSTDLEAAVAWADVVFIAVGTPSRRGDGHADLTYVYAVARQIAQAVDGYTVVVTKSTVPVGTGDEVERIIRETNPDADISVVSNPEFLREGAAISDFKRPDRIVVGTDDPRAIAMMTEVYRPLHLNEGPLFFCERRTSELIKYAANAFLAMKITFMNEIADLCERLGADVQKVAKGIGYDKRIGDKFLHAGPGYGGSCFPKDTLALVKTASDAESPMRLIETTVAINDNRKRAMARKVIAACGGTVRDRKIAVLGLTFKPNTDDLREAPSLTIIQALQDHGARIAAFDPEGMEGARQLLPEVEFGSDPYAIAAGADALVLVTEWDEFRALDFRRLHATMASPILVDLRNVYPPQEVRRHGFEYIGIGRGSDRN, from the coding sequence ATGCGAATTGCGATGATTGGCGCCGGCTACGTCGGCCTCGTTTCCGGCGTCTGCTTTGCCGACTTCGGCCATGAAGTCGTTTGCGTGGACAACGTCGTCGAGAAAATCGACGCCCTGCGCAAGGGTGACATTCCGATTTACGAGCCGGGGCTGCGGGAACTGGCCCTGTCGAACAGCGAGGCCGGCCGCCTGAATTTCTCCACTGATTTGGAGGCGGCCGTCGCCTGGGCCGATGTCGTCTTCATCGCGGTGGGTACCCCATCGCGGCGCGGTGACGGTCACGCGGACCTCACCTACGTCTACGCGGTCGCACGCCAGATCGCCCAGGCAGTCGATGGCTACACCGTGGTCGTCACCAAGTCGACCGTCCCGGTCGGCACCGGCGACGAGGTAGAGCGCATCATCCGCGAGACCAACCCGGACGCTGACATCTCCGTCGTCTCGAACCCCGAATTCCTGCGGGAAGGTGCGGCAATCAGCGACTTCAAGCGCCCCGACCGCATCGTTGTCGGCACCGACGATCCACGCGCGATCGCCATGATGACCGAGGTCTACCGTCCCCTCCACCTCAACGAGGGCCCGCTGTTCTTCTGCGAACGCCGTACGTCGGAATTGATCAAATACGCCGCCAATGCGTTCCTCGCCATGAAGATCACCTTCATGAACGAGATCGCCGACCTCTGCGAGCGCCTGGGCGCGGACGTGCAGAAGGTTGCCAAGGGCATTGGCTACGACAAGCGCATCGGTGACAAGTTTCTCCATGCCGGCCCGGGCTATGGCGGCTCTTGCTTCCCCAAGGATACGCTGGCACTCGTCAAGACGGCGTCGGATGCCGAAAGTCCGATGCGCCTGATCGAGACCACCGTCGCCATCAACGACAACCGCAAGCGCGCCATGGCCCGCAAGGTAATCGCCGCCTGCGGCGGCACGGTGCGCGACAGGAAGATCGCCGTTCTCGGCCTGACCTTCAAGCCCAATACCGACGATTTGCGTGAGGCCCCCTCCCTTACCATCATCCAGGCGCTGCAGGATCACGGCGCGCGCATCGCCGCCTTCGACCCGGAGGGCATGGAGGGTGCGCGTCAGCTTCTGCCGGAGGTCGAGTTCGGCAGCGATCCCTATGCCATTGCAGCCGGGGCGGACGCGCTCGTGCTCGTGACCGAATGGGACGAGTTCCGCGCGCTTGACTTCCGCCGGCTGCACGCAACGATGGCTTCACCGATTCTGGTCGACCTGCGCAACGTCTATCCGCCGCAGGAAGTCAGGCGCCACGGGTTCGAATATATCGGCATCGGCCGGGGCAGCGACAGGAACTGA
- a CDS encoding terminase family protein, translating into MRRWNMQRHPAQEMPEGDWRIWLLMGGRGSGKTRAGAEWVHETARTTANLRIALVAETLGDAREVMIDGVSGICRIARDQRPEFEASRRRLVWPNGSIAQVFSSEDPESLRGPQFHLAWCDELGKWRHAQETWDMLQFGLRLGERPQALVTTTPRPIPLLRSLTADRGTVLRRIRTTDNAGNLAAGFLEAMEERYGGTRLGRQELDGELISDREDALWNRERIEAVRQRMPGPLSRIVVAVDPPATASSHSCCGIVVAGLDGTGRAVVLADASVTGASPAGWANAVVRAFRRFDADRIVAEVNQGGEMVPAMLRSIDTVLPVAMVRATRGKYLRAEPVAALYEQGRVVHAGSFPELEDQMCDFGPDGLSSGRSPDRLDALVWALTALVLDRRGEPKIRGI; encoded by the coding sequence ATGCGGCGCTGGAATATGCAGCGCCATCCCGCCCAGGAGATGCCTGAGGGTGACTGGCGCATTTGGCTGCTCATGGGCGGGCGCGGCTCGGGCAAGACGCGCGCCGGTGCAGAGTGGGTGCACGAGACGGCGCGGACGACGGCGAATCTGCGGATCGCGCTGGTGGCGGAAACACTGGGGGATGCGCGTGAAGTGATGATCGACGGCGTATCCGGCATTTGCCGGATCGCGCGGGACCAGCGCCCGGAATTCGAAGCATCGCGCCGGCGACTGGTCTGGCCCAATGGGTCGATCGCGCAAGTCTTTTCGTCAGAGGATCCCGAAAGCCTGCGTGGACCGCAGTTCCATCTCGCCTGGTGCGACGAACTTGGAAAATGGCGGCATGCGCAGGAGACATGGGACATGCTGCAGTTCGGCCTCAGGCTTGGCGAGAGGCCGCAGGCGCTTGTGACGACGACACCCAGACCAATCCCGCTGCTGAGGAGCCTCACGGCCGACCGGGGGACAGTGCTCCGGCGCATCCGCACGACCGACAATGCAGGGAACCTGGCGGCGGGCTTCCTCGAAGCGATGGAGGAGCGCTATGGCGGGACACGGCTTGGCCGGCAGGAACTCGACGGTGAATTGATCAGCGATCGTGAGGACGCGCTGTGGAACCGGGAACGGATCGAGGCGGTGCGCCAGCGTATGCCGGGGCCGCTCTCGCGGATCGTCGTGGCGGTCGACCCGCCGGCGACGGCATCGAGCCACTCCTGCTGCGGCATCGTCGTCGCCGGGCTGGACGGAACGGGAAGGGCGGTGGTGCTGGCGGATGCCTCCGTAACCGGGGCCAGCCCGGCAGGCTGGGCGAATGCGGTGGTGCGTGCCTTTCGCCGTTTTGACGCCGACCGGATCGTCGCCGAGGTGAACCAGGGCGGCGAGATGGTTCCCGCCATGTTGAGAAGCATCGATACGGTTCTGCCGGTAGCGATGGTGCGGGCGACGCGCGGTAAGTATCTGCGCGCCGAGCCGGTTGCTGCTCTCTATGAGCAGGGGCGCGTCGTGCATGCGGGGAGTTTCCCGGAACTTGAAGACCAGATGTGCGACTTCGGGCCGGACGGGCTTTCCTCCGGCCGTTCACCTGATCGGCTGGATGCGCTCGTCTGGGCGCTCACGGCCCTGGTACTGGACCGGCGTGGTGAGCCCAAGATACGTGGCATTTGA